The following are encoded together in the Triticum dicoccoides isolate Atlit2015 ecotype Zavitan unplaced genomic scaffold, WEW_v2.0 scaffold25930, whole genome shotgun sequence genome:
- the LOC119345618 gene encoding flavin-containing monooxygenase FMO GS-OX-like 4: MSSRPNPIPSSPRATFSNGWVLQIDCAEEDGIVVFQGGSRVKADAIVHYTGYKYSFSFFGDDSAITVDDNHVGPLYKHVFPPRLAPSISFVGLPFKGFLFPVFQLQSSWVAGVLSGRIELPSSEQMTQDVASFYSDMEARGHSKRFTHDLGVGTFEYEDWLVERCGLERIEEWRKEIYVAARGRVRDQPDSYRDKWDDDAQLLEQAQCEISPSSDLTSSRATCGSAYSEMEWLMI; the protein is encoded by the exons ATGTCATCACGCCCAAATCCAATCCCCTCATCACCTCGAGCTACTTTTTCAAATGGTTGGGTGCTGCAGATCGACTGCGCCGAGGAGGACGGCATCGTGGTGTTCCAGGGCGGCAGCAGGGTGAAGGCAGACGCCATCGTGCACTACACTGG GTACAAGTACAGCTTCTCGTTCTTCGGCGACGACTCTGCTATCACGGTGGACGACAACCACGTCGGCCCGCTGTACAAGCACGTGTTCCCGCCGCGGCTGGCCCCTAGCATCTCCTTCGTCGGACTGCCATTCAAGGGATTCCTTTTCCCGGTGTTCCAGCTCCAGAGCAGCTGGGTGGCCGGGGTTCTGTCGGGGAGGATCGAGCTCCCGTCGTCAGAGCAGATGACGCAGGACGTGGCGTCCTTCTACTCAGACATGGAGGCCCGCGGACACTCAAAGAGGTTCACCCACGACCTGGGCGTAGGCACATTCGAGTACGAGGATTGGCTGGTTGAGCGGTGCGGGCTGGAGAGGATCGAGGAGTGGAGGAAGGAGATCTATGTCGCGGCGAGAGGCAGGGTGAGGGACCAGCCGGACAGCTACCGGGACAAGTGGGATGACGACGCCCAACTGTTGGAGCAAGCGCAATGTGAGATCTCGCCAAGTTCTGATCTTACCTCATCGAGGGCTACTTGCGGTTCGGCTTATTCGGAAATGGAATGGTTGATGATATGA